In the genome of Lynx canadensis isolate LIC74 chromosome X, mLynCan4.pri.v2, whole genome shotgun sequence, one region contains:
- the LOC115506824 gene encoding LOW QUALITY PROTEIN: profilin-1-like (The sequence of the model RefSeq protein was modified relative to this genomic sequence to represent the inferred CDS: deleted 1 base in 1 codon): MTRWSTYINNFMVGGTCQDIAIVSCKDLPSIWAAVSRKTFANIMPAKVGVLVGKGQSSIFVNGMERGGQKCSLTWDSLFQESEFTMDVHTKSTGGSSTFKVTVTTTDKTLVLLMGKEGVHSGTIKKCYARS, translated from the exons ATGACCAGGTGGAGCACTTATATCAACAACTTCATGGTTGGTGGGACCTGTCAGGACATAGCCATTGTGAGCTGTAAGGACTTGCCCTCCATTTGGGCAGCAGTCTCCAGAAAAACCTTTGCCAACATCATGCCAGCAAAGGTTGGTGTCCTGGTTGGCAAAGGCCAATCAAGTATTTTTGTGAATGGGATGGAACGTGGAGGCCAGAAATGTTCTCTTACCTGGGACTCACTGTTTCAGGAATCGGAATTTACCATGGATGTTCATACCAAGAGCACT GGGGGATCTTCCACTTTCAAAGTCACTGTCACCACGACTGACAAGACATTAGTCCTTCTGATGGGCAAAGAAGGTGTACACAGTGGTACGATCAAGAAATGTTATGCAAGGAGTTAA